The proteins below are encoded in one region of Scophthalmus maximus strain ysfricsl-2021 chromosome 4, ASM2237912v1, whole genome shotgun sequence:
- the tox3 gene encoding TOX high mobility group box family member 3 isoform X1, with protein sequence MDVRFYPTAGGNSIPGDPPNLDFAHCLGYYNFNKFQNNNNYMNMAEANGALLAAGDTFHTPSLGDEEFEIPPITPPPETESGLGLSDVDSPFSAMPEPPGPHRGPLIPQFPPQSLELPSITISRNMMDQEAMSVNNGQPVHVGPGHLRQYPPNPAMVMKSIINMNGSNGMISRNQLTTINQSQLNTQLSLNMGGPNITHTSPSPPASKSATPSPSSSINEDDQDDGNRVIGEKRPAPIDPTKKPKTPKKKKKKDPNEPQKPVSAYALFFRDTQAAIKGQNPNATFGEVSKIVASMWDGLGEEQKQVYKSKTEAAKKEYLKALAAYRASLVSKAAAESAEAQTIRSVQQTLASTSLSPGLVLSSPLNQHPSMSSASQVLQQGIPRAIAPKPLQMRLGGSQIVTSVTVSHQNMSPGMPPQLLGQMGAGGGMVAGAQSTAVSQMSPPMQPVQQHAMQHIQQQQQQQQQMQQHLQHHQMQQQQMHHQQIQQQMQHQHFQHHLQQQLQQHHMQQQQHQQQQQQQQQQQQQQQQQQQQQQQQQQMQMQHMQLQHQLHQQQIQHLQQQQQQQQQQQQQQQHQSQCSPPQHSPGTPHSVAGSASLGSPQPAPQQQPHPSQIQAHAQVLSQVSIY encoded by the exons ACTTTTCATACGCCCAGCTTGGGTGACGAGGAGTTTGAGATTCCTCCCATTACGCCTCCACCAGAGACGGAGTCCGGTCTAGGTCTGTCGGACGTGGACTCACCTTTCTCAGCAATGCCAGAGCCCCCGGGTCCACACAGGGGCCCATTAATCCCCCAGTTCCCCCCTCAGAGCCTGGAGCTGCCCTCCATTACCATCTCACGCAACATGATGGACCAGGAAGCCATGTCTGTCAACAACGGGCAACCTGTG CACGTGGGCCCGGGCCACCTTCGCCAGTACCCACCCAACCCAGCCATGGTGATGAAGTCCATCATCAACATGAACGGCTCCAACGGGATGATATCACGGAATCAGCTGACCACCATCAACCAATCCCAACTCAACACACAGCTGAGCCTCAACATGGGCGGACCCAACATTACCCATACCTCGCCATCTCCGCCGGCCAGCAAGTCGGCCACGCCGTCCCCCTCCAGCTCCATTAACGAAGACGACCAGGATGACGGCAacagg GTCATTGGTGAGAAGCGACCAGCGCCCATAGATCCCACAAAGAAACCCAAGACtcccaagaagaagaagaagaaggatccCAATGAGCCGCAGAAGCCAGTGTCAGCTTATGCCCTGTTCTTCAGAGACACCCAGGCCGCCATCAAGGGTCAGAATCCCAACGCAACCTTCGGAGAAGTGTCCAAGATTGTGGCCTCCATGTGGGATGGTctgggagaggagcagaagcag GTATACAAAAGCAAAACGGAGGCTGCCAAAAAAGAATACTTAAAAGCCCTTGCAGCATATCGTGCGAGCCTGGTTTCCAAG GCGGCAGCAGAATCAGCTGAGGCCCAGACTATCCGCTCAGTGCAGCAGACCCTGGCCTCCACCAGCCTGTCCCCGGGCCTGGTGCTGTCTTCACCACTCAACCAGCACCCTTCCATGTCATCAGCATCCCAGGTCCTTCAACAAGGCATTCCGCGGGCCATAGCCCCGAAACCTCTGCAGATGAGACTAGGAGGTAGTCAGATTGTGACCTCGGTTACAGTTTCCCACCAAAACATGTCTCCCGGGATGCCACCGCAGCTGCTTGGCCAGATGGGCGCCGGAGGTGGCATGGTGGCTGGTGCCCAGTCCACAGCGGTGTCTCAGATGAGTCCACCCATGCAGCCGGTGCAGCAGCATGCAATGCAGCatatccagcagcagcagcaacaacagcagcagatgcagcagcaccTCCAGCATCatcagatgcagcagcagcagatgcatcACCAGCAGATCCAGCAACAGATGCAGCATCAGCATTTCCAAcaccacctccagcagcagctgcagcagcaccacatgcagcagcagcaacaccagcaacagcaacaacagcaacaacagcaacaacagcaacaacagcaacagcaacagcagcagcagcagcagcagcagatgcagatgcagcaCATGCAGTTGCAGCATCAGCTGCATCAGCAGCAGATTCAacatctccagcagcagcagcaacaacaacaacaacagcaacaacagcaacagcaccAGTCCCAGTGTTCCCCACCTCAGCATTCCCCCGGCACCCCCCATTCAGTGGCCGGCTCTGCATCGCTCGGCAGCCCCCAGCCAGccccgcagcagcagccgcaccCCTCCCAAATCCAGGCCCACGCTCAGGTCCTGTCCCAGGTCAGCATTTACTGA
- the tox3 gene encoding TOX high mobility group box family member 3 isoform X2: MNMAEANGALLAAGDTFHTPSLGDEEFEIPPITPPPETESGLGLSDVDSPFSAMPEPPGPHRGPLIPQFPPQSLELPSITISRNMMDQEAMSVNNGQPVHVGPGHLRQYPPNPAMVMKSIINMNGSNGMISRNQLTTINQSQLNTQLSLNMGGPNITHTSPSPPASKSATPSPSSSINEDDQDDGNRVIGEKRPAPIDPTKKPKTPKKKKKKDPNEPQKPVSAYALFFRDTQAAIKGQNPNATFGEVSKIVASMWDGLGEEQKQVYKSKTEAAKKEYLKALAAYRASLVSKAAAESAEAQTIRSVQQTLASTSLSPGLVLSSPLNQHPSMSSASQVLQQGIPRAIAPKPLQMRLGGSQIVTSVTVSHQNMSPGMPPQLLGQMGAGGGMVAGAQSTAVSQMSPPMQPVQQHAMQHIQQQQQQQQQMQQHLQHHQMQQQQMHHQQIQQQMQHQHFQHHLQQQLQQHHMQQQQHQQQQQQQQQQQQQQQQQQQQQQQQQQMQMQHMQLQHQLHQQQIQHLQQQQQQQQQQQQQQQHQSQCSPPQHSPGTPHSVAGSASLGSPQPAPQQQPHPSQIQAHAQVLSQVSIY; encoded by the exons ACTTTTCATACGCCCAGCTTGGGTGACGAGGAGTTTGAGATTCCTCCCATTACGCCTCCACCAGAGACGGAGTCCGGTCTAGGTCTGTCGGACGTGGACTCACCTTTCTCAGCAATGCCAGAGCCCCCGGGTCCACACAGGGGCCCATTAATCCCCCAGTTCCCCCCTCAGAGCCTGGAGCTGCCCTCCATTACCATCTCACGCAACATGATGGACCAGGAAGCCATGTCTGTCAACAACGGGCAACCTGTG CACGTGGGCCCGGGCCACCTTCGCCAGTACCCACCCAACCCAGCCATGGTGATGAAGTCCATCATCAACATGAACGGCTCCAACGGGATGATATCACGGAATCAGCTGACCACCATCAACCAATCCCAACTCAACACACAGCTGAGCCTCAACATGGGCGGACCCAACATTACCCATACCTCGCCATCTCCGCCGGCCAGCAAGTCGGCCACGCCGTCCCCCTCCAGCTCCATTAACGAAGACGACCAGGATGACGGCAacagg GTCATTGGTGAGAAGCGACCAGCGCCCATAGATCCCACAAAGAAACCCAAGACtcccaagaagaagaagaagaaggatccCAATGAGCCGCAGAAGCCAGTGTCAGCTTATGCCCTGTTCTTCAGAGACACCCAGGCCGCCATCAAGGGTCAGAATCCCAACGCAACCTTCGGAGAAGTGTCCAAGATTGTGGCCTCCATGTGGGATGGTctgggagaggagcagaagcag GTATACAAAAGCAAAACGGAGGCTGCCAAAAAAGAATACTTAAAAGCCCTTGCAGCATATCGTGCGAGCCTGGTTTCCAAG GCGGCAGCAGAATCAGCTGAGGCCCAGACTATCCGCTCAGTGCAGCAGACCCTGGCCTCCACCAGCCTGTCCCCGGGCCTGGTGCTGTCTTCACCACTCAACCAGCACCCTTCCATGTCATCAGCATCCCAGGTCCTTCAACAAGGCATTCCGCGGGCCATAGCCCCGAAACCTCTGCAGATGAGACTAGGAGGTAGTCAGATTGTGACCTCGGTTACAGTTTCCCACCAAAACATGTCTCCCGGGATGCCACCGCAGCTGCTTGGCCAGATGGGCGCCGGAGGTGGCATGGTGGCTGGTGCCCAGTCCACAGCGGTGTCTCAGATGAGTCCACCCATGCAGCCGGTGCAGCAGCATGCAATGCAGCatatccagcagcagcagcaacaacagcagcagatgcagcagcaccTCCAGCATCatcagatgcagcagcagcagatgcatcACCAGCAGATCCAGCAACAGATGCAGCATCAGCATTTCCAAcaccacctccagcagcagctgcagcagcaccacatgcagcagcagcaacaccagcaacagcaacaacagcaacaacagcaacaacagcaacaacagcaacagcaacagcagcagcagcagcagcagcagatgcagatgcagcaCATGCAGTTGCAGCATCAGCTGCATCAGCAGCAGATTCAacatctccagcagcagcagcaacaacaacaacaacagcaacaacagcaacagcaccAGTCCCAGTGTTCCCCACCTCAGCATTCCCCCGGCACCCCCCATTCAGTGGCCGGCTCTGCATCGCTCGGCAGCCCCCAGCCAGccccgcagcagcagccgcaccCCTCCCAAATCCAGGCCCACGCTCAGGTCCTGTCCCAGGTCAGCATTTACTGA